Part of the Halomarina litorea genome is shown below.
ATGGCCCGGGACTACGCCTCGCTACACGACCCGAACGCGGAGTACACCATGCGGGACCTCTCCTCGGAGACGATGGGGCTCTCGAACTCGCGGGGCTCCCGCGACGTCGAGATCACCGACGTCCAGACCTGCATGGTCGACGGCAACTTCCCGTGGACGCTCGTGCGCGTCTACACCGACGCGGGCGTCGTCGGCACCGGCGAGGCCTACTGGGGGGCGGGCGTCCCGGAACTCGTCGAACGGATGAAGCCGTTCGTCGTCGGGGAGAACCCCCTCGATATCGACCGCCTGTTCGAACACCTCGTCCAGAAGATGTCCGGCGAGGGGGCCGTCGGCGGCGTCACCGTCACCGCCATCTCGGGCATCGAAATCGCGCTCCACGACCTCGCAGGGAAACTGCTCGACGTCCCTGCCTACCAGTTGCTCGGGGGCAAGTACCGCGACGAGGTCCGGGTGTACTGCGACTGTCACACCGCGGACGAGGCCGACCCGGAGGCCTGCGCGGACGAGGCCGAACGCGTCGTCGAGGAACTGGGCTACGACGCGCTGAAGTTCGACCTCGACGTGCCCTCGGGCCACGAGAAAGACCGCGCGAACCGCCACCTGCGCGGCGGCGAGGTCCGGCACAAGGCCCGCATCGTCGAGGCCGTCACAGAGCGGGTCAAGGACCGCGCCGACGTCGCCTTCGACTGCCACTGGACCTACTCGCCCAACAGCGCCGACCGCTTGGCGAAGGCCATCGAGGAGTTCGACGTCTGGTGGCTGGAAGACCCCGTCCCCCCCGAGAACCACGACGTCCAGCGGACGGTCACGAAGGGGACGACGACGCCCATTACCGCCGGGGAGAACGTCTACCGCAAGCACGGCCACCGTCGCCTCCTCGAAGAGCAGGCGGTCGACATCGTCGCCCCCGACATGCCGAAGGTCGGCGGGATGCGCGAGACGCGCAAGATTGCGGACCTCGCGGACACCTACTACGTCCCCGTCGCCATGCACAACGTCTCCTCGCCCGTAGCGACGATGGCGAGCGCCCACGTCGGCGCGGCGATCCCCAACGCCCTCGCCGTCGAGTACCACTCCTACGAACTCGGCTGGTGGTCGGACCTCGTCGAGGAGGCGGTCATCGAGGACGGGCGCATCGAGGTTCCCGAGCGCCCCGGCCTCGGGATCACCCTCGACATGGACGTCGTCGCGGACCACCTCGTCGACGGTGAGGAGTTGTTTGACGAAGCGTAAGCTTCGTCGAGCTAACGGAGCTCTGCTCCGCCCCGTTCGATTCGACGTAGTTGAATCGCGTCAGCGAACCGTCGATTCGCACCCCGGCCCACCTGGCGAGACAGTTTCGTCGGCGCAACGATGGGCGGAAACCGCTGTACCCTTCGTTTCACACTGGCAACAACATCTTTATTCTAGAACAGTCGTGAACGGTCTGGAGTCGGTGTAAACGGTACCACCCATTTACCCTCCCGATCCCCGTCGGTGCACTCGAATGAGTTCCGAGCGAGAGCAGACGGATGGGTCGACGGGAACCGCACCGGACGTGGCGGACGGCGAGGCACCCGCCCGGGTCACTCGCGACGACGCGTACCACATCCTGCAGAACGAGCGCCGTCGTCGGGCGCTCGCGTTCCTCGCCGAGCGCGACTGGCTGGTGAACGTAGGGGTCGTCGCCGAGCACATCGCCGCCATCGAGAACGACGTCGACGTGGACGAACTGACCGCCCAGCAACGGAAGCGCGTCTACATCTCGCTGTACCAGGCGCACCTGCCGAAACTCGACGAACACGGCATCGTCGACTACGACCAGTCGCGCGGCACCGTCGAACCCCTCCCCCTCCTGCGGGCGTTCGAACCGTACCTCGTGGAGGAGGACCTCGTCGCCCCGACCGCGTCCGAGCGACTCCTCGGGGGCGTCTCCGGCCTCGTCGGGATCGTCGGCGCGGCCTTCGGTCGCTGATTCCGCCGGTTCAGCGCGCTACCCGCTCCGTGTCGGCCGCGAACCGCTCCAGGTCCGCGCGGGTCGGGAGCCCCTCGATGTCGCCCGCGACGGTGGTGGCGAGCGCACCGCAGGCGGCCGCCCGCTTTGCCGCGTCGAGGGGTTCGAGGCCGTCCAGTCGTCCCGAGAGGTAGCCCGCGACGAAGCCGTCGCCCGCGCCGACGGTGTCGACGACGCGTTCGACGGGCACGGCGGGGACCCGTTCGGCGACGTCCGCCGTCGCGACGTACGCGCCCTCCCCGCCGAGGGTGACGACCACCTCGCTCGCCTCCCGGTCGCGAAAGCCCGCCGCGATCTCCGCGGGGTCGGTCGTCCCCAGCAACACTTTCCCCTCTTCGACGCCGGGGAAGACGACGTCAGCGCGTTCGGCGAGGGGGAGGAGCGTCTCGCGCATCGCGTCCTCGTCCCACAGTTTGAACCGGAGATTCGGGTCGAACGACACCCGGGTGCCCTGCTCGCGGGCGAGGGCGGCCGCCTCGAAACAGAGGTCGCGACAGGACGCAGAGAGAGCGGGCGTGATGCCCGTCAGGTGGAGGAACTCGCTCTCACCCACCACGCTCGCGGGGACGTCCTCGGGGTCGAGGCGACTCGCCGCCGACCCGTCGCGGTAGTAGAACACGCGGCTCTCGCCCACCTCGCGGCGCTCCTTGAACATCAGCCCCGTCGGCGCGTCGGGGTCGAAGGCCACCTCGGTCGTGACGCCCTCCCCGCGGACGGTGTCGCGGACGTACCGGCCGTGTGGGTCCTCGCCCACCCTGCTGACCCACGTCGCGTCGTGGCCGAGTCGCGCGAGGCCGATGGCGACGTTGCTCTCCGCCCCGCCGATGCGCTTCGAGAACCGGTCCGCGTACCGCAGCGGACCCGTCTCGGTGGGGTTCATCAGCACCATCGTCTCGCCGACAGTGAGTACGTCAGTCATGGTACGCGATTCCGAAGAGTGTGCAACTCGCTTACCAGTAAATATTTCGGGTGGCGATGACAAGCGCTGGCAATGACCGCGGACGACCTGCGAGACTCTCTGGAGGCGATGGGCGACCGCTTCGACTTCGGCGAGTACGAGATCGAGGCGTACCTGGCGGTGCTCGAACACGGCGAACTCACCGCGAGCGACATCGCGGACCACACGGACATCCCTCAGCCCCGGGTGTACGATACGGTCCGCAAACTGAGCGACCGCGGGGTCGTGGAGGTCCGCGAGTCGCGTCCGATGCGCGTCGTCGCCCTCGACCCCGCCGAGGTGTTCCCCTCGGTCCAGCGCTCGCTGGAGGAGATGGTCGAGGAACTGGCCGCCCGCTACACCGCCCCGACGCGGGAGACGGAGGCCGTCTCGCTCGTCAAGTCGCGCCCGAGCGTCGTCCGCTACCTCGATGCGGTCATCGAGAGCGCGGAGTACGAACTCGTCTGCTCGCTCACGCCCGAACTGCTCGACCGCTTCGAGGACCACCTCCGCGAGGCCGTCGAGGCGGACGTGACCGTCGAACTCATCGTCACGCCCGCGCGCGACGCCCCCACGACCGACGCCTTCGACTACGCGGGGGTCGCCACCGAGTCCCGCGTCCGCCGGGGCATCACGACGCCGGTGATGGCCGTCGCGGACGGCGAGCGCTCGGTGTACGCCACGCAGGACGCCCTCACCGACACCGCCGAGCGATACGGCGTCATCTTCAACCGGTCTGCGCTCGGGTTCCTCGTCGGCGGCTTCTTCAACACGGTGCTGTGGACGACGGCCGAACCGCTGGTGTCGAACCGGGACCCGCGCCCGTTCCCCCGCCGGTACGCCTCCATCCGCCGGTGTCTGAAGGACGTCCGCGAGGTCGAGGAGGACCTCTACGCCACCATCGAGGGGCGCGACGTGGAGACGGGCGAACGACGCACGGTCACCGGGCGCATCGTCGACGTGGAGATGCTCGATACCAGTGAAATAGCGACGATGGCGCTCGAAACCGACACGGGACGGGTCACCGTCGGCGGGCGGGTGGCCGCACTGGAGGACGTGGAGGCCCACGAGATCGTGGTGGACGCGAGGACCGACCGATGAACCGCTACGACCGCCTGTACGAACTGTACGACGGCTTCGACGCCACCACCCTGCGGGAGTACCAGAGCTTCGTCGACCTCTTTCCCGCCCTCGGGTCGCGTGTCGCCCTCGACCACTGGCGGCGCGCGAGCGACGAACTCGACCGGCGCAAGGACGATATCCGGGAAGCGTTCCCCGCGGGAGAGACGTTCGCGGCCATCGCCGCCCACGCCACCCGCGAGGAGTCGTTCACCGCCCTCGACCTCTGTACGAAGTACGGCCGAGCGGTGAACGTCCTCGTCCTCGACGTGGACGAGACGCTCCGGTCGGCGGGGCGCACCGACAACGAGATTCCCCGCGAGACGCTCCACCTCCTGACGGAACTCCACGAGGAGGGGATGCCCATCGTCATCTGCACCGGCCAGACGCTGGAGAACGTCAAGGGGTTCATCACGCAGGGACTGGGCAACGAACTCGTCCACTCGGGGACGTTCTCCATCGTCTACGAGGCGGGCAACGGCGTGTTCACGCCCGGCCACGGCACCGACACGAAGCGCCTGCTCTACGAGACGCTGGGCGAGGACGTCCGCGACGTGTTCGACGAGGTGCGCTCGCGCGCCCTGCGCGACGCTCCCGAGTCGGTCCGGCGAGGCTGTCACCTGCAGGGCAACGAGTTCAACGTCACCCTGAAGCCCAACTTCCAGACCGGGAGCGCGGAGGCCGTCGACGTCATCGACGAGGGGATGATCCACCTCATCGACCTCGTGGGTGAGGCCGTCGCAGACGGGTCGCCCGAGACCGCTCGCGCGTTCTACGCCGCCGCCGACCCGGAACTCCGCGAGGTACTGGAGCGCGCGGGCGAGGTCCCCGACACCGACACCGAGGACGTGGCCAGCGACGTGGTCGCGACCTACGAGCGCATCGACGTGGGCTACTACGAGGGCGACGCTGCCGAGGTGGGAAGCCTCGAACTCGACAAGGTCGCGGGCGTGGAGGGTGCCCTCGACGTCCTCGGCGTCGACGACCCGTTCGCCCTCGTCATGGGCGACTCGAAGAGCGACCTGCGGGTCATGGAGTGGGCCGAGGAGAACGACTGCGGTGTCGCGGCGGCCCCGGACCACGCCTCGGAGGTGGTCCTCGAACACGTCCTCGGCACCGACGAACTGGTCTTCGACCGGGACGACGCGGCCTCGATGCTCCGCATCGTCTACGCGCTGGACCGACTCGTGGACCTCGAATAGGAACGACCCGTTCTCGCCGCCGGTTCGCGGTTCAGCAGATGAACTCGATTCTGACCCGGTCGCCGTGGGCGAGCGTCGAGTCCGCGCCGACCCGTTCGACGGACCCCTGGGTCCGTCGGGTCGCGACCGTGCCCTGCCGCAGTCGGCTCCCCTTGAGGAGCGCCGGGCGCACCTGCGCGCCGTGTTCGGCCGCCAGTTCCTCGACCGCGTCCGCGACCGTCGCCCCCGTCGGGAGCGCGAGTTGCGCCCGTCGGAGACCGGCGCGTGCCACCAGCGTCCCCGCGAGTTCGACGCGAACGCCGATGCGCTCTCCGACCTCGGGGCCCGTGTCACTGCGAGTCGTTCCCGTGCTCATGGGTACTCCTACGCCTACGAGGTGAAAAAGTTTACTCGAGATCGAAAGAACATCTCCTCGGGGTGGGGCGAGGGGGAGTCGGTGGGTTTTACGCTGGCCCGGCCTGTCTCCCGAGATATGAGCGACGACACCAGCGAGTACCGAACGGAGCGCGACAGCCTCGGCGAGATGCAGGTGCCCGCGGACGCCTACTGGGGGGCACAGACTCAGCGCGCGGTCGAGAACTTCCCCATCTCGGGCATCGGCTTCTCGCGGCGGTTCGTCCGCGCGCTCGGCGTCGTGAAGAAGTCCGCGGCACGGGCGAACGCCGACCTCGGCCACCTCGACGCCGAACAGGCCGACGCCATCGTCGAGGCGGCCGACGAGGTCATCGCGGGGGACCACGACGACCAGTTCCCCGTCGACGTGTTCCAGACCGGGTCGGGCACCTCCTCGAACATGAACGCCAACGAGGTCATCGCCAACCGCGCCGCCGAGATTATGGGTGCCGAAATCGGCGACCGGGTCGTCCACCCCAACGACCACGTCAACTTCGGACAGTCCTCGAACGACGTCATCCCCACCGCGATGCACGTCTCCGCCCTCGAAGCCGTCGCGAAGGACCTCGTCCCCGCCCTCGAATCCCTGCGCGACGACCTCGAAGCGAAGGAGGCGGAGTTCGCCGACATCGTCAAGACCGGCCGCACGCACCTGCAGGACGCCACGCCCGTCACCCTCGGACAGGAGTTCGGCGGCTACCGCGCGCAGGTCGAGAAGGGTATCGAGCGCGTCGAGAACACGGAGGACCACCTCGCGGAACTCGCCCTCGGCGGCACCGCCGTCGGAACGGGTCTGAACACCGACCCCGAGTTCCCCGCCCTCGCCGCGGAGTACATCGCCGAGGAGACCGGCCTCCCGTTCCGCGAGGCGGACAACCACTTCGAGGCGCAGGCCGCCCACGACGCCATGAGCGAGGCCCACGGCGCCCTCCGCGTCGTCGCCGGGTCGATGAACAAGGTCGCCAACGACCTCCGTCTGCTCGCCTCGGGGCCGCGAAACGGTCTCTGTGAGATCGACCAGCCCGAGAACCAGCCGGGGTCCTCGATCATGCCCGGGAAGATCAACCCCGTCGTCGCCGAGGCCGTCAACCAGGTCCACAAGCAGGTCGTCGGCAACGACGCCGCCGTCAGCGCCGGTGCCGCGGAGGGACAGATCGACCTCAACCTCTACAAGCCCGTCCTCGCACACAACTTCCTCGAGTCGGCGAACCTGCTGGCCAACTCCGCCGAGGTGTTCGGCGAGCGATTCGTCGCCAAACTGGAGGCCGACCGCGAGACCTGCGAGGAACAGGTCGAGCGCTCGATGGCCCTCGCGACGGCGCTCAACCCCGCCATCGGCTACGACAAGGCCAGCGAGGTGGCGAAGACGGCGCTCAAGGAGGACAAGACCGTCCGCGAGGTGGCAATCGAGAAGGGCTATCTGACCGAGAGCGAGGCCGACGAGGTCCTCGACCCCATGGCGATGACGACGCCCGGCATCCTCGGCGACGAGGAGTGAGGAGGTATCGGGTCCGACCGGACCGACACGACAGACACGGCCCACGCGACGGCCCGCACCGCGAACGACCGCGAAACCGCCTTTCCCGCTACCGCCCTCCTCCCGACGATGGCTACGCTCACGTCCACCGACCGCCCGACGAGCGACGGTGTCGCTCTCGTCCTGAACCTCGCGGTCCTCTCGGAGTGGCGCCTCGACCTCTACGGCGTGCTCTGGAAGCGCGCGGTGGTCCCCGTCGTCGGTCGGCCCGCAGAGCGTGAACCCGCCGCGCCCCACCGCTTCGCGAAACTCGTGGGAGCGGTGACGACCGCCCTCGCGGGCGTCGCCCTCCTCGCCGGACTCCTGCTGGTGGGCTACGCGATTGCCGGGGTCGTCGCCGCGCTGGCGGGCCTCGCGGCCGCCACCGACGTCTGTCTCGGCTGTCGGCTCTACCGTCAGGTCTCGTTCTTCCGCCGCCTCGGCGTCGTCTGAGGCGGGTCAGGAACTCGCGTTCGCCTCGTCCCCTCCTCCCTCCGTCGCGCGAAGCGCCTCCCCGTACCACCCGGGCGGGGCGACCGTCGTCGCGTCGACGCGGTCGTAGGTCATCGTGACGCG
Proteins encoded:
- a CDS encoding mandelate racemase/muconate lactonizing enzyme family protein, which gives rise to MARDYASLHDPNAEYTMRDLSSETMGLSNSRGSRDVEITDVQTCMVDGNFPWTLVRVYTDAGVVGTGEAYWGAGVPELVERMKPFVVGENPLDIDRLFEHLVQKMSGEGAVGGVTVTAISGIEIALHDLAGKLLDVPAYQLLGGKYRDEVRVYCDCHTADEADPEACADEAERVVEELGYDALKFDLDVPSGHEKDRANRHLRGGEVRHKARIVEAVTERVKDRADVAFDCHWTYSPNSADRLAKAIEEFDVWWLEDPVPPENHDVQRTVTKGTTTPITAGENVYRKHGHRRLLEEQAVDIVAPDMPKVGGMRETRKIADLADTYYVPVAMHNVSSPVATMASAHVGAAIPNALAVEYHSYELGWWSDLVEEAVIEDGRIEVPERPGLGITLDMDVVADHLVDGEELFDEA
- a CDS encoding DUF7344 domain-containing protein, with the protein product MSSEREQTDGSTGTAPDVADGEAPARVTRDDAYHILQNERRRRALAFLAERDWLVNVGVVAEHIAAIENDVDVDELTAQQRKRVYISLYQAHLPKLDEHGIVDYDQSRGTVEPLPLLRAFEPYLVEEDLVAPTASERLLGGVSGLVGIVGAAFGR
- a CDS encoding sugar kinase codes for the protein MTDVLTVGETMVLMNPTETGPLRYADRFSKRIGGAESNVAIGLARLGHDATWVSRVGEDPHGRYVRDTVRGEGVTTEVAFDPDAPTGLMFKERREVGESRVFYYRDGSAASRLDPEDVPASVVGESEFLHLTGITPALSASCRDLCFEAAALAREQGTRVSFDPNLRFKLWDEDAMRETLLPLAERADVVFPGVEEGKVLLGTTDPAEIAAGFRDREASEVVVTLGGEGAYVATADVAERVPAVPVERVVDTVGAGDGFVAGYLSGRLDGLEPLDAAKRAAACGALATTVAGDIEGLPTRADLERFAADTERVAR
- the trmB gene encoding HTH-type sugar sensing transcriptional regulator TrmB — protein: MTADDLRDSLEAMGDRFDFGEYEIEAYLAVLEHGELTASDIADHTDIPQPRVYDTVRKLSDRGVVEVRESRPMRVVALDPAEVFPSVQRSLEEMVEELAARYTAPTRETEAVSLVKSRPSVVRYLDAVIESAEYELVCSLTPELLDRFEDHLREAVEADVTVELIVTPARDAPTTDAFDYAGVATESRVRRGITTPVMAVADGERSVYATQDALTDTAERYGVIFNRSALGFLVGGFFNTVLWTTAEPLVSNRDPRPFPRRYASIRRCLKDVREVEEDLYATIEGRDVETGERRTVTGRIVDVEMLDTSEIATMALETDTGRVTVGGRVAALEDVEAHEIVVDARTDR
- a CDS encoding HAD family hydrolase, which encodes MNRYDRLYELYDGFDATTLREYQSFVDLFPALGSRVALDHWRRASDELDRRKDDIREAFPAGETFAAIAAHATREESFTALDLCTKYGRAVNVLVLDVDETLRSAGRTDNEIPRETLHLLTELHEEGMPIVICTGQTLENVKGFITQGLGNELVHSGTFSIVYEAGNGVFTPGHGTDTKRLLYETLGEDVRDVFDEVRSRALRDAPESVRRGCHLQGNEFNVTLKPNFQTGSAEAVDVIDEGMIHLIDLVGEAVADGSPETARAFYAAADPELREVLERAGEVPDTDTEDVASDVVATYERIDVGYYEGDAAEVGSLELDKVAGVEGALDVLGVDDPFALVMGDSKSDLRVMEWAEENDCGVAAAPDHASEVVLEHVLGTDELVFDRDDAASMLRIVYALDRLVDLE
- a CDS encoding MoaD/ThiS family protein, with the protein product MSTGTTRSDTGPEVGERIGVRVELAGTLVARAGLRRAQLALPTGATVADAVEELAAEHGAQVRPALLKGSRLRQGTVATRRTQGSVERVGADSTLAHGDRVRIEFIC
- a CDS encoding class II fumarate hydratase; translated protein: MSDDTSEYRTERDSLGEMQVPADAYWGAQTQRAVENFPISGIGFSRRFVRALGVVKKSAARANADLGHLDAEQADAIVEAADEVIAGDHDDQFPVDVFQTGSGTSSNMNANEVIANRAAEIMGAEIGDRVVHPNDHVNFGQSSNDVIPTAMHVSALEAVAKDLVPALESLRDDLEAKEAEFADIVKTGRTHLQDATPVTLGQEFGGYRAQVEKGIERVENTEDHLAELALGGTAVGTGLNTDPEFPALAAEYIAEETGLPFREADNHFEAQAAHDAMSEAHGALRVVAGSMNKVANDLRLLASGPRNGLCEIDQPENQPGSSIMPGKINPVVAEAVNQVHKQVVGNDAAVSAGAAEGQIDLNLYKPVLAHNFLESANLLANSAEVFGERFVAKLEADRETCEEQVERSMALATALNPAIGYDKASEVAKTALKEDKTVREVAIEKGYLTESEADEVLDPMAMTTPGILGDEE
- a CDS encoding DUF4395 family protein produces the protein MATLTSTDRPTSDGVALVLNLAVLSEWRLDLYGVLWKRAVVPVVGRPAEREPAAPHRFAKLVGAVTTALAGVALLAGLLLVGYAIAGVVAALAGLAAATDVCLGCRLYRQVSFFRRLGVV